A single genomic interval of Musa acuminata AAA Group cultivar baxijiao chromosome BXJ3-4, Cavendish_Baxijiao_AAA, whole genome shotgun sequence harbors:
- the LOC103982463 gene encoding CST complex subunit STN1 — MAVHVKLLAADLLSLAVHHASRPPSFTRKGKPVSRAEAVGVVVSRERKDRYLSFLVDDGSGCIPCILWLNHQSDRERDLGVAAEMAREEAAAVQLGKLVRVRGRITAYRGVVQITVGDVVVERDPNSEVLHWLDCVRLAKCCYDPPP, encoded by the coding sequence ATGGCCGTTCACGTGAAGCTTCTGGCCGCCGATCTTCTCTCCCTTGCCGTCCACCACGCCTCCCGCCCTCCCTCTTTCACCCGGAAGGGTAAGCCCGTATCGCGAGCCGAAGCCGTGGGTGTGGTGGTGAGCCGCGAGCGCAAGGACAGGTACCTCTCCTTCCTGGTGGACGACGGCAGCGGGTGCATCCCCTGCATCCTCTGGCTCAACCACCAGTCCGACCGCGAGCGCGACCTCGGCGTGGCCGCTGAGATGGCTCGCGAGGAGGCCGCAGCCGTGCAGCTGGGGAAACTGGTCCGGGTCAGGGGGAGGATCACGGCGTACAGGGGGGTGGTGCAGATAACCGTCGGGGATGTGGTGGTGGAACGGGATCCCAATTCGGAGGTGCTGCACTGGTTGGATTGCGTTAGGTTGGCCAAATGCTGCTACGATCCGCCTCCTTGA